The DNA segment GACCTCGGTGGGGTTCGACGCCAAGGAGATCGTGGACGTCGCGGTGGCGGCGATGATGGCGGAGCTGGGCTACCCGGTCGAGCGCGAGCGCAGCACCCGCAAGGTCGCCCGGCTTATCCAGCGCGCCTCCACCTGAGCGTTACATCCAAACCCGAAATTGTTGCTTCCGCCCACGCTTACGCGTGTAAGCTGCCTACCGCGTACAGAGAGGCGGATTTCCGTGACCGTGAGTGCCAGCCCCGACGTCTACTTCGATCCGTACGACGTCGAACTCAATGCCGATCCCTACCCGATGTTCAAGCGCCTGCGTGAGGAGGCGCCGCTGTACTACAACGCCCAGCACGACTTCTACGCCGTGAGCCGGTACGACGACGTCTGCAAGGCGCTCGTCGACCACGAGACCTTTAGCTCGGCGCGCGGCGCGATCGTCGAGCTGATCAAGGCCAACATCGACATCCCGCCGGGCACGGTGATCTTCGAGGACCCGCCGATCCACGATGTGCACCGCAAACTGCTCGCCCGCATGTTCACTCCACGCAAGATCAACGCGCTCGAGCCGAAGATCCGCGAGTTCTGCGCGCAGAGCCTGGACCCGCTGATCGGCGCCGGCCGATTCGACTTCATCACCGACTTCGGCGCCCAGATGCCGATGAAGGTGATCAGCTCGCTGCTGGGAATCCCCGAGGACGACCAGGAGATGATCCGCGACTACGGCAACGCCCAGTTGCGCACCGAGGCCGGCAAGCCGATGTCCGCCGCCGAACAGGGCATGGTGACCGGCGAGGTGTTCGAGGCCTACATCGACTGGCGCAAGGACAACCCGTCCGACGACATCATGACCGAACTGCTCAACGTCGAGTTCACCGACGAGACCGGCACCGTGCGGCGGCTGCGCCGCGAAGAGCTGCTGGTCTACCTCAACGTGGTGGCCGGCGCAGGCAACGAGACCACGACACGGTTGATCGGTTGGGCGGCAAAGGTACTCGCCGAGCACCCTGATCAGCGGCGCGAACTGGTCGAGAACCCCGCCCTGATCCCGCAGGCGGTGGAGGAGCTGCTGCGCTTCGAACCGCCGGCTCCGCATGTCGCGCGGTACGTGACCCGCGACATCGAGATCCACGGCCAGACGGTTCCCGAGGGCAGCGTGATGATGATGCTCATCGGGGCCGCGGTCCGCGACCACCGCCAGTTCCCGCCCGACGGCGACGTGTTCGACATCCACCGGGAACCGCGCCAGCACCTCGCGTTCAGCGTCGGCACCCACTACTGCCTCGGGTCCGCGCTCGCCCGGCTGGAGGGCCGGATCGCGCTGGAGGAGATCCTCAAACGCTTCCCGGAGTGGGACGTCGACATGGCCAACGCCGCGCTGTCGCCGACGTCGACTGTGCGGGGCTGGGATTCGATGCCGGCGATCGTGCGATGACGACCCCGCCGACTGCCGAC comes from the Mycolicibacterium litorale genome and includes:
- a CDS encoding cytochrome P450, whose translation is MTVSASPDVYFDPYDVELNADPYPMFKRLREEAPLYYNAQHDFYAVSRYDDVCKALVDHETFSSARGAIVELIKANIDIPPGTVIFEDPPIHDVHRKLLARMFTPRKINALEPKIREFCAQSLDPLIGAGRFDFITDFGAQMPMKVISSLLGIPEDDQEMIRDYGNAQLRTEAGKPMSAAEQGMVTGEVFEAYIDWRKDNPSDDIMTELLNVEFTDETGTVRRLRREELLVYLNVVAGAGNETTTRLIGWAAKVLAEHPDQRRELVENPALIPQAVEELLRFEPPAPHVARYVTRDIEIHGQTVPEGSVMMMLIGAAVRDHRQFPPDGDVFDIHREPRQHLAFSVGTHYCLGSALARLEGRIALEEILKRFPEWDVDMANAALSPTSTVRGWDSMPAIVR